A genomic window from Betta splendens chromosome 17, fBetSpl5.4, whole genome shotgun sequence includes:
- the LOC114845192 gene encoding heterogeneous nuclear ribonucleoproteins C1/C2 isoform X5: MDRSPTTSSLMASSNITNKTDPRSLNSRVFIGNLNTLLVTKADVEAIFSKYGKIVGCSVHKGYAFVQYSNERNARSAVAGEDGRMIVGQVLDINLAGEPKPHRSKTTKRSAGDMYSSSSSFDLDYDFQRDYYDRMYSYPSRVPAPPPPLSRSVIPSKRPRVSLSGGSSRRTKSSFSSSSRSSQRTSSSRTMKVDELQTIKRELSQIKSKVDDLLDSLERMEKDHGKKSGKSLKPEPGEVTSPPHSSSKKDDSLKRDRESQEMNDSEEDEEEEDGDLLEEEEVKSQERDEEEEEEEEGEHVEGDDEDDGDSANGEDDS, from the exons ATGGA TCGTTCACCCACCACCTCCAGCCTCATGGCCAGCAGCAACATTACCAACAAGACTGACCCGCGCTCCCTCAACTCCCGGGTTTTCATTGGAAACCTCAACACCCTGCTGGTCACCAAGGCGGATGTCGAAGCAATTTTCTCCAAATACGGGAAGATCGTGGGCTGCTCTGTGCACAAGGGCTATGCCTTCGTTCAGTACTCCAATGAGAGGAACGCCCGATCTGCTGTCGCCGGCGAGGATGGAAGAATGATAGTCGGACAAGTGCTCG ATATTAATCTGGCTGGAGAACCCAAACCACACAGGTCAAAAACCACCAAGCGCTCAGCTGGAGACATGTACAG cagcAGTTCTTCGTTTGACCTCGACTATGACTTTCAGAGAGATTACTATGACAG AATGTACTCGTATCCATCCCGTGTCCCCGCTCCTCCGCCGCCCTTGTCTCGGTCCGTCATCCCATCCAAGCGCCCGAGGGTCAGCCTCAGTGGAGGAAGCAGCCGGCGAACCAAGAGcagcttctcctcttcctccaggagCAGTCAGAGGACTTCCTCCTCCAGAACAA TGAAAGTGGATGAGTTGCAGACCATCAAACGGGAGTTGAGCCAGATAAAAAGCAAAGTGGACGACCTGCTGGACAGCCTGGAGCGAATGGAGAAGGATCACGGCAAGAAGTCTG GAAAGAGCCTAAAACCGGAGCCAGGGGAGGTGACTTCACCACCTCATTCGAGCAGCAAGAAGGACGACAGCTTAAAGAGGGACAGGGAGAGCCAGGAGATGAacgactcggaggaagacgaggaggaggaggatggagacctgctggaggaggaagag GTGAAGAGTCaagagagggatgaggaggaggaggaggaggaggagggcgagcacGTGGAGGGAGACGACGAGGACGATGGCGACAGCGCCAACGGCGAGGACGACTCGTAG
- the LOC114845192 gene encoding heterogeneous nuclear ribonucleoproteins C1/C2 isoform X2, translated as MDRSPTTSSLMASSNITNKTDPRSLNSRVFIGNLNTLLVTKADVEAIFSKYGKIVGCSVHKGYAFVQYSNERNARSAVAGEDGRMIVGQVLDINLAGEPKPHRSKTTKRSAGDMYSSSSFDLDYDFQRDYYDRMYSYPSRVPAPPPPLSRSVIPSKRPRVSLSGGSSRRTKSSFSSSSRSSQRTSSSRTNHIYTRVLVSSSEFTTLASPVKVDELQTIKRELSQIKSKVDDLLDSLERMEKDHGKKSGKSLKPEPGEVTSPPHSSSKKDDSLKRDRESQEMNDSEEDEEEEDGDLLEEEEVKSQERDEEEEEEEEGEHVEGDDEDDGDSANGEDDS; from the exons ATGGA TCGTTCACCCACCACCTCCAGCCTCATGGCCAGCAGCAACATTACCAACAAGACTGACCCGCGCTCCCTCAACTCCCGGGTTTTCATTGGAAACCTCAACACCCTGCTGGTCACCAAGGCGGATGTCGAAGCAATTTTCTCCAAATACGGGAAGATCGTGGGCTGCTCTGTGCACAAGGGCTATGCCTTCGTTCAGTACTCCAATGAGAGGAACGCCCGATCTGCTGTCGCCGGCGAGGATGGAAGAATGATAGTCGGACAAGTGCTCG ATATTAATCTGGCTGGAGAACCCAAACCACACAGGTCAAAAACCACCAAGCGCTCAGCTGGAGACATGTACAG cAGTTCTTCGTTTGACCTCGACTATGACTTTCAGAGAGATTACTATGACAG AATGTACTCGTATCCATCCCGTGTCCCCGCTCCTCCGCCGCCCTTGTCTCGGTCCGTCATCCCATCCAAGCGCCCGAGGGTCAGCCTCAGTGGAGGAAGCAGCCGGCGAACCAAGAGcagcttctcctcttcctccaggagCAGTCAGAGGACTTCCTCCTCCAGAACAA ACCACATTTATACACGAGTCCTGGTGTCATCATCAGAGTTTACAACACTTGCTTCTCCAGTGAAAGTGGATGAGTTGCAGACCATCAAACGGGAGTTGAGCCAGATAAAAAGCAAAGTGGACGACCTGCTGGACAGCCTGGAGCGAATGGAGAAGGATCACGGCAAGAAGTCTG GAAAGAGCCTAAAACCGGAGCCAGGGGAGGTGACTTCACCACCTCATTCGAGCAGCAAGAAGGACGACAGCTTAAAGAGGGACAGGGAGAGCCAGGAGATGAacgactcggaggaagacgaggaggaggaggatggagacctgctggaggaggaagag GTGAAGAGTCaagagagggatgaggaggaggaggaggaggaggagggcgagcacGTGGAGGGAGACGACGAGGACGATGGCGACAGCGCCAACGGCGAGGACGACTCGTAG
- the LOC114845192 gene encoding heterogeneous nuclear ribonucleoproteins C1/C2 isoform X3 — protein sequence MASSNITNKTDPRSLNSRVFIGNLNTLLVTKADVEAIFSKYGKIVGCSVHKGYAFVQYSNERNARSAVAGEDGRMIVGQVLDINLAGEPKPHRSKTTKRSAGDMYSSSSSFDLDYDFQRDYYDRMYSYPSRVPAPPPPLSRSVIPSKRPRVSLSGGSSRRTKSSFSSSSRSSQRTSSSRTNHIYTRVLVSSSEFTTLASPVKVDELQTIKRELSQIKSKVDDLLDSLERMEKDHGKKSGKSLKPEPGEVTSPPHSSSKKDDSLKRDRESQEMNDSEEDEEEEDGDLLEEEEVKSQERDEEEEEEEEGEHVEGDDEDDGDSANGEDDS from the exons ATGGCCAGCAGCAACATTACCAACAAGACTGACCCGCGCTCCCTCAACTCCCGGGTTTTCATTGGAAACCTCAACACCCTGCTGGTCACCAAGGCGGATGTCGAAGCAATTTTCTCCAAATACGGGAAGATCGTGGGCTGCTCTGTGCACAAGGGCTATGCCTTCGTTCAGTACTCCAATGAGAGGAACGCCCGATCTGCTGTCGCCGGCGAGGATGGAAGAATGATAGTCGGACAAGTGCTCG ATATTAATCTGGCTGGAGAACCCAAACCACACAGGTCAAAAACCACCAAGCGCTCAGCTGGAGACATGTACAG cagcAGTTCTTCGTTTGACCTCGACTATGACTTTCAGAGAGATTACTATGACAG AATGTACTCGTATCCATCCCGTGTCCCCGCTCCTCCGCCGCCCTTGTCTCGGTCCGTCATCCCATCCAAGCGCCCGAGGGTCAGCCTCAGTGGAGGAAGCAGCCGGCGAACCAAGAGcagcttctcctcttcctccaggagCAGTCAGAGGACTTCCTCCTCCAGAACAA ACCACATTTATACACGAGTCCTGGTGTCATCATCAGAGTTTACAACACTTGCTTCTCCAGTGAAAGTGGATGAGTTGCAGACCATCAAACGGGAGTTGAGCCAGATAAAAAGCAAAGTGGACGACCTGCTGGACAGCCTGGAGCGAATGGAGAAGGATCACGGCAAGAAGTCTG GAAAGAGCCTAAAACCGGAGCCAGGGGAGGTGACTTCACCACCTCATTCGAGCAGCAAGAAGGACGACAGCTTAAAGAGGGACAGGGAGAGCCAGGAGATGAacgactcggaggaagacgaggaggaggaggatggagacctgctggaggaggaagag GTGAAGAGTCaagagagggatgaggaggaggaggaggaggaggagggcgagcacGTGGAGGGAGACGACGAGGACGATGGCGACAGCGCCAACGGCGAGGACGACTCGTAG
- the LOC114845192 gene encoding heterogeneous nuclear ribonucleoproteins C1/C2 isoform X6, producing MDRSPTTSSLMASSNITNKTDPRSLNSRVFIGNLNTLLVTKADVEAIFSKYGKIVGCSVHKGYAFVQYSNERNARSAVAGEDGRMIVGQVLDINLAGEPKPHRSKTTKRSAGDMYSSSSFDLDYDFQRDYYDRMYSYPSRVPAPPPPLSRSVIPSKRPRVSLSGGSSRRTKSSFSSSSRSSQRTSSSRTMKVDELQTIKRELSQIKSKVDDLLDSLERMEKDHGKKSGKSLKPEPGEVTSPPHSSSKKDDSLKRDRESQEMNDSEEDEEEEDGDLLEEEEVKSQERDEEEEEEEEGEHVEGDDEDDGDSANGEDDS from the exons ATGGA TCGTTCACCCACCACCTCCAGCCTCATGGCCAGCAGCAACATTACCAACAAGACTGACCCGCGCTCCCTCAACTCCCGGGTTTTCATTGGAAACCTCAACACCCTGCTGGTCACCAAGGCGGATGTCGAAGCAATTTTCTCCAAATACGGGAAGATCGTGGGCTGCTCTGTGCACAAGGGCTATGCCTTCGTTCAGTACTCCAATGAGAGGAACGCCCGATCTGCTGTCGCCGGCGAGGATGGAAGAATGATAGTCGGACAAGTGCTCG ATATTAATCTGGCTGGAGAACCCAAACCACACAGGTCAAAAACCACCAAGCGCTCAGCTGGAGACATGTACAG cAGTTCTTCGTTTGACCTCGACTATGACTTTCAGAGAGATTACTATGACAG AATGTACTCGTATCCATCCCGTGTCCCCGCTCCTCCGCCGCCCTTGTCTCGGTCCGTCATCCCATCCAAGCGCCCGAGGGTCAGCCTCAGTGGAGGAAGCAGCCGGCGAACCAAGAGcagcttctcctcttcctccaggagCAGTCAGAGGACTTCCTCCTCCAGAACAA TGAAAGTGGATGAGTTGCAGACCATCAAACGGGAGTTGAGCCAGATAAAAAGCAAAGTGGACGACCTGCTGGACAGCCTGGAGCGAATGGAGAAGGATCACGGCAAGAAGTCTG GAAAGAGCCTAAAACCGGAGCCAGGGGAGGTGACTTCACCACCTCATTCGAGCAGCAAGAAGGACGACAGCTTAAAGAGGGACAGGGAGAGCCAGGAGATGAacgactcggaggaagacgaggaggaggaggatggagacctgctggaggaggaagag GTGAAGAGTCaagagagggatgaggaggaggaggaggaggaggagggcgagcacGTGGAGGGAGACGACGAGGACGATGGCGACAGCGCCAACGGCGAGGACGACTCGTAG
- the LOC114845192 gene encoding heterogeneous nuclear ribonucleoproteins C1/C2 isoform X4: protein MDRSPTTSSLMASSNITNKTDPRSLNSRVFIGNLNTLLVTKADVEAIFSKYGKIVGCSVHKGYAFVQYSNERNARSAVAGEDGRMIVGQVLDINLAGEPKPHRSKTTKRSAGDMYSSSSSFDLDYDFQRDYYDRMYSYPSRVPAPPPPLSRSVIPSKRPRVSLSGGSSRRTKSSFSSSSRSSQRTSSSRTKFTTLASPVKVDELQTIKRELSQIKSKVDDLLDSLERMEKDHGKKSGKSLKPEPGEVTSPPHSSSKKDDSLKRDRESQEMNDSEEDEEEEDGDLLEEEEVKSQERDEEEEEEEEGEHVEGDDEDDGDSANGEDDS from the exons ATGGA TCGTTCACCCACCACCTCCAGCCTCATGGCCAGCAGCAACATTACCAACAAGACTGACCCGCGCTCCCTCAACTCCCGGGTTTTCATTGGAAACCTCAACACCCTGCTGGTCACCAAGGCGGATGTCGAAGCAATTTTCTCCAAATACGGGAAGATCGTGGGCTGCTCTGTGCACAAGGGCTATGCCTTCGTTCAGTACTCCAATGAGAGGAACGCCCGATCTGCTGTCGCCGGCGAGGATGGAAGAATGATAGTCGGACAAGTGCTCG ATATTAATCTGGCTGGAGAACCCAAACCACACAGGTCAAAAACCACCAAGCGCTCAGCTGGAGACATGTACAG cagcAGTTCTTCGTTTGACCTCGACTATGACTTTCAGAGAGATTACTATGACAG AATGTACTCGTATCCATCCCGTGTCCCCGCTCCTCCGCCGCCCTTGTCTCGGTCCGTCATCCCATCCAAGCGCCCGAGGGTCAGCCTCAGTGGAGGAAGCAGCCGGCGAACCAAGAGcagcttctcctcttcctccaggagCAGTCAGAGGACTTCCTCCTCCAGAACAA AGTTTACAACACTTGCTTCTCCAGTGAAAGTGGATGAGTTGCAGACCATCAAACGGGAGTTGAGCCAGATAAAAAGCAAAGTGGACGACCTGCTGGACAGCCTGGAGCGAATGGAGAAGGATCACGGCAAGAAGTCTG GAAAGAGCCTAAAACCGGAGCCAGGGGAGGTGACTTCACCACCTCATTCGAGCAGCAAGAAGGACGACAGCTTAAAGAGGGACAGGGAGAGCCAGGAGATGAacgactcggaggaagacgaggaggaggaggatggagacctgctggaggaggaagag GTGAAGAGTCaagagagggatgaggaggaggaggaggaggaggagggcgagcacGTGGAGGGAGACGACGAGGACGATGGCGACAGCGCCAACGGCGAGGACGACTCGTAG
- the LOC114845192 gene encoding heterogeneous nuclear ribonucleoproteins C1/C2 isoform X1, translated as MDRSPTTSSLMASSNITNKTDPRSLNSRVFIGNLNTLLVTKADVEAIFSKYGKIVGCSVHKGYAFVQYSNERNARSAVAGEDGRMIVGQVLDINLAGEPKPHRSKTTKRSAGDMYSSSSSFDLDYDFQRDYYDRMYSYPSRVPAPPPPLSRSVIPSKRPRVSLSGGSSRRTKSSFSSSSRSSQRTSSSRTNHIYTRVLVSSSEFTTLASPVKVDELQTIKRELSQIKSKVDDLLDSLERMEKDHGKKSGKSLKPEPGEVTSPPHSSSKKDDSLKRDRESQEMNDSEEDEEEEDGDLLEEEEVKSQERDEEEEEEEEGEHVEGDDEDDGDSANGEDDS; from the exons ATGGA TCGTTCACCCACCACCTCCAGCCTCATGGCCAGCAGCAACATTACCAACAAGACTGACCCGCGCTCCCTCAACTCCCGGGTTTTCATTGGAAACCTCAACACCCTGCTGGTCACCAAGGCGGATGTCGAAGCAATTTTCTCCAAATACGGGAAGATCGTGGGCTGCTCTGTGCACAAGGGCTATGCCTTCGTTCAGTACTCCAATGAGAGGAACGCCCGATCTGCTGTCGCCGGCGAGGATGGAAGAATGATAGTCGGACAAGTGCTCG ATATTAATCTGGCTGGAGAACCCAAACCACACAGGTCAAAAACCACCAAGCGCTCAGCTGGAGACATGTACAG cagcAGTTCTTCGTTTGACCTCGACTATGACTTTCAGAGAGATTACTATGACAG AATGTACTCGTATCCATCCCGTGTCCCCGCTCCTCCGCCGCCCTTGTCTCGGTCCGTCATCCCATCCAAGCGCCCGAGGGTCAGCCTCAGTGGAGGAAGCAGCCGGCGAACCAAGAGcagcttctcctcttcctccaggagCAGTCAGAGGACTTCCTCCTCCAGAACAA ACCACATTTATACACGAGTCCTGGTGTCATCATCAGAGTTTACAACACTTGCTTCTCCAGTGAAAGTGGATGAGTTGCAGACCATCAAACGGGAGTTGAGCCAGATAAAAAGCAAAGTGGACGACCTGCTGGACAGCCTGGAGCGAATGGAGAAGGATCACGGCAAGAAGTCTG GAAAGAGCCTAAAACCGGAGCCAGGGGAGGTGACTTCACCACCTCATTCGAGCAGCAAGAAGGACGACAGCTTAAAGAGGGACAGGGAGAGCCAGGAGATGAacgactcggaggaagacgaggaggaggaggatggagacctgctggaggaggaagag GTGAAGAGTCaagagagggatgaggaggaggaggaggaggaggagggcgagcacGTGGAGGGAGACGACGAGGACGATGGCGACAGCGCCAACGGCGAGGACGACTCGTAG